A DNA window from Carnobacterium funditum DSM 5970 contains the following coding sequences:
- a CDS encoding DivIVA domain-containing protein, with translation MVLTPLDIHNKEFPVKMRGYDQDEVNDYLDQIIKDYEMVLKENRELEKNLKFSEEKVTHYNNLQDALNKSIIVAQDAADRLKENAVKEAELIGLEAGKNADRLLDEAVAKAKKITTETDELRKQSRIFKQRLQLMMESQLEMVKNEEWEDILKPSQEEALEIPTLKELLSEMKQKESYEEKMESATKEDESKNKDNQNTEGITPAIELP, from the coding sequence ATGGTGTTAACTCCTTTAGATATACATAATAAAGAGTTCCCTGTAAAGATGCGTGGATATGACCAAGATGAAGTGAATGATTATTTGGATCAAATTATTAAAGATTATGAAATGGTTCTAAAAGAAAATCGTGAATTAGAAAAAAATCTAAAATTTTCTGAAGAAAAAGTAACGCATTATAATAATTTACAAGATGCATTAAATAAATCTATTATTGTTGCTCAAGATGCTGCTGATCGGTTAAAAGAAAATGCAGTAAAAGAAGCGGAACTAATAGGTTTAGAAGCAGGGAAAAATGCGGATCGTTTACTTGATGAAGCAGTTGCCAAGGCAAAGAAAATTACAACTGAAACTGATGAGTTAAGAAAGCAAAGTAGAATCTTTAAACAACGATTACAATTAATGATGGAGTCACAATTAGAAATGGTGAAAAATGAAGAATGGGAAGATATTTTAAAGCCTTCACAAGAAGAAGCGTTAGAAATACCAACTTTAAAAGAATTGCTTTCTGAAATGAAACAAAAAGAAAGTTATGAAGAGAAAATGGAATCAGCTACTAAAGAAGATGAATCAAAAAATAAAGATAATCAAAATACTGAAGGCATAACGCCTGCAATAGAATTACCATAA
- the ileS gene encoding isoleucine--tRNA ligase, which yields MKMKETLQLGKTAFPMRGNLPVREIEWQKEWEDKDIYGQRQELNKEKPAFILHDGPPYANGNIHIGHALNKISKDIIVRYKSMTGFRSPYVPGWDTHGLPIEQALTNKGVKRKEMSIAKFRELCEEYAWEQINKQRDDFKRLGVAGEWDNPYVTLNPDYEEAQIRVFGKMAEKGYIYKGLKPIYWSPSSESALAEAEIEYKDVKSPSIYIAFKIVDGKGLVDESTSLIIWTTTPWTIPSNLAITVHPDYEYVTVLADGKKYILAKELLDTVAQEIGWEDVEIISELKGKDMEYMTVQHPMYDRTSLVILGDHVTLDAGTGLVHTAPGHGDDDYIVGQKYKLGVLSPIDDRGCFTDEAPGLEGVFYDKGNKLITDILKENGSLLSLDFFMHSYPHDWRTKKPVIFRATPQWFASIDLFREQILEAIKKVNWTQQWGMQRLYNMVRDRGDWVISRQRAWGVPLPIFYGEDNEPIITPETTDHVAKLFGEFGSNVWFERAAVDLLPAGFTHPSSPNNIFTKEKDIMDVWFDSGSSHEAVLKERANLSFPADMYLEGSDQYRGWFNSSITTSIAINGVAPYKTVLSQGMVLDGEGRKMSKSLGNTMSPDKVTKQMGADIIRLWVASVDSQADVRVSDEILKQVSEVYRKIRNTMRFLLANTSDFKAENHAIEFHDLRSVDKYMMVRLNQLVEKVEMNFEKYEFPAIYQLINNFCTVDLSQFYLDFAKDVVYIESENSYERRAMQTVFNEVLVKLTKLLTPILPHTAEEIWSLLDEKEDFVQLAEMPQVKSYENEAELMDMWNAFMAIRQDVQKALEEARNDKKIGKSFEAKLTIYPTAPTRDLFTSLNSNIEQLLIVSDLQIVGDKKDAPETALQFDSLAILVEHAHGETCERCRAIKEDVGTNATAPTLCERCAGIVLENFPEALVPEQ from the coding sequence ATGAAAATGAAGGAAACATTACAATTAGGGAAAACAGCTTTTCCAATGCGTGGGAATTTACCAGTACGTGAAATTGAATGGCAAAAAGAATGGGAAGATAAAGACATTTATGGTCAACGTCAAGAATTAAATAAAGAAAAACCTGCTTTTATTTTACATGATGGCCCTCCGTATGCTAATGGAAATATCCATATCGGGCATGCATTGAATAAAATTAGCAAAGATATTATTGTGCGATACAAATCAATGACGGGCTTTCGTTCTCCTTATGTACCTGGATGGGATACACATGGGTTGCCCATTGAACAAGCTTTGACCAATAAAGGTGTTAAGCGTAAAGAAATGTCTATTGCCAAGTTTCGTGAACTATGTGAAGAGTATGCTTGGGAACAAATTAATAAGCAACGGGATGATTTTAAGCGTTTAGGTGTTGCTGGTGAATGGGATAATCCTTATGTTACGTTGAATCCTGATTATGAAGAAGCACAAATTCGTGTTTTTGGTAAAATGGCCGAAAAAGGGTATATCTACAAAGGATTAAAACCAATTTATTGGTCTCCTTCAAGTGAATCCGCACTAGCAGAAGCAGAAATTGAGTATAAAGACGTTAAATCTCCAAGTATCTATATTGCTTTTAAAATTGTTGACGGTAAGGGATTAGTTGATGAATCCACATCGCTTATTATTTGGACCACCACGCCTTGGACTATTCCATCTAACTTAGCGATTACTGTTCACCCAGATTATGAGTATGTTACGGTCTTAGCAGATGGGAAAAAATATATTCTTGCAAAAGAATTACTAGATACGGTTGCTCAAGAAATTGGTTGGGAAGACGTAGAAATTATTAGTGAACTTAAAGGGAAAGATATGGAATATATGACTGTTCAACATCCAATGTATGATCGGACATCTTTAGTTATATTGGGAGACCACGTTACATTAGATGCTGGTACTGGACTAGTTCATACGGCTCCTGGACATGGGGATGATGACTACATTGTTGGGCAGAAATATAAATTAGGCGTCTTGTCACCAATTGATGATAGAGGATGCTTTACAGATGAAGCTCCTGGTTTAGAGGGTGTATTTTATGATAAGGGAAACAAATTAATTACCGATATCTTAAAAGAAAATGGTTCTTTACTCAGTTTAGACTTCTTTATGCATAGTTATCCTCATGATTGGCGTACAAAAAAACCGGTTATTTTCCGTGCGACACCTCAATGGTTCGCTTCTATAGATCTTTTTAGAGAACAAATTTTGGAAGCTATTAAAAAGGTGAATTGGACACAACAATGGGGTATGCAACGTCTATATAATATGGTACGTGATCGTGGCGATTGGGTTATTTCTCGTCAACGTGCGTGGGGTGTACCGTTGCCTATTTTTTATGGTGAAGACAATGAACCAATTATCACACCAGAAACAACAGACCATGTTGCAAAATTATTTGGGGAGTTCGGTTCCAATGTTTGGTTTGAACGAGCAGCCGTTGATTTGTTGCCAGCAGGATTTACACATCCGTCTAGTCCTAATAATATCTTTACCAAAGAAAAAGATATCATGGATGTTTGGTTTGATTCCGGATCTTCTCATGAAGCAGTCTTAAAAGAAAGAGCTAATTTATCATTCCCAGCAGATATGTATCTAGAAGGATCTGATCAGTATCGCGGTTGGTTTAACTCTAGTATTACAACAAGTATCGCTATTAATGGTGTAGCACCTTATAAAACGGTACTGTCTCAAGGAATGGTATTAGATGGTGAAGGACGTAAAATGAGTAAATCACTTGGTAATACGATGTCTCCTGACAAAGTAACCAAACAAATGGGTGCTGATATTATTCGTCTTTGGGTTGCTAGTGTTGATTCTCAAGCAGATGTACGTGTAAGTGACGAGATTTTAAAACAGGTTTCAGAAGTATATCGTAAAATTCGCAACACCATGCGTTTTTTATTAGCGAATACATCTGATTTTAAAGCTGAGAATCATGCTATTGAATTCCATGACTTACGTTCAGTTGATAAGTATATGATGGTCCGTTTAAATCAGCTTGTTGAAAAAGTGGAAATGAACTTCGAAAAATATGAATTTCCAGCTATTTATCAATTAATTAATAATTTCTGCACAGTTGATCTATCTCAGTTTTATTTAGATTTTGCAAAAGATGTTGTTTATATTGAATCAGAAAATTCATACGAGCGTAGAGCGATGCAAACTGTATTCAACGAAGTGCTTGTTAAATTGACTAAATTATTAACGCCAATTTTACCTCATACAGCAGAAGAAATATGGAGCTTATTGGATGAAAAAGAAGATTTTGTTCAACTAGCTGAAATGCCACAAGTTAAATCTTATGAAAATGAAGCAGAATTAATGGATATGTGGAATGCATTTATGGCTATTCGTCAAGATGTTCAAAAAGCATTAGAAGAGGCGCGTAATGATAAAAAGATTGGTAAATCATTTGAAGCGAAGCTAACTATTTATCCTACTGCACCTACAAGAGATTTATTTACATCATTAAATAGCAATATTGAACAATTATTGATTGTATCAGACTTACAAATTGTAGGAGATAAAAAGGATGCACCAGAAACAGCCTTACAATTTGATTCTTTAGCTATCCTAGTAGAACATGCCCACGGTGAGACTTGTGAAAGATGTCGTGCGATTAAAGAAGATGTAGGAACAAATGCTACAGCTCCGACTCTTTGCGAACGGTGTGCAGGAATTGTATTAGAAAATTTTCCAGAGGCTTTAGTACCAGAGCAATAA
- the macP gene encoding cell wall synthase accessory phosphoprotein MacP — protein MDQKTRAESRKVKEQDAKERSKRRKERDKVEKDYQKKLEKEGKSLKSRKTENDKYRNIDKLLTKAIIVVSLLLIIVLIIVFLI, from the coding sequence ATGGATCAAAAAACAAGAGCTGAGTCGCGAAAAGTAAAAGAGCAAGATGCAAAAGAGAGAAGTAAAAGAAGGAAAGAACGTGATAAAGTTGAAAAAGATTATCAAAAGAAGCTAGAAAAAGAGGGGAAATCCCTAAAAAGTAGGAAAACAGAAAACGATAAATATCGGAACATCGACAAACTCTTAACAAAAGCTATTATTGTAGTCTCATTATTGCTCATTATTGTATTAATAATAGTGTTTTTAATTTAA
- the nrdD gene encoding anaerobic ribonucleoside-triphosphate reductase: MENKIKNYDYTNNKNTLVAIVIKRDGRETTFQEEKIYHSLLKADKILTNNSKYKSDYDLLEIVKIIKNELIHTNENKIPVSKIREFILQVLINQERTDLAETYTDFQIQKSINRKNETDINHAINTLLKKDPSLVNENANKDSEIFNTQRDLTAGVVGKSIGLKMLPEHVRNAHQKGDIHYHDLDYHPYSPMTNCCLIDFKHMLSEGFKIGNAEVESPKSIQTAAAQMAQIIANVASSQYGGCSADRIDEVLAPYAKLNFKKHLTESIKWIDHSEKREKYALQATKKDIYDAMQSLEYEINTLFSSQGQTPFTTLGFGLGTDWYAKEIQQAILSVRIKGLGKEKRTAIFPKLVFTLKKGINLNESDPNYSIKQLAVACATQRMYPDVLMYDKLKEITGSFKAPMGCRSFLQGWQDENGTEVNSGRMNLGVVTLNLPRIALESNNNMDKFWTILEERLSICKDALIYRINRTKEALPSSAPILYQYGAFGKRLDKDESVNEVFKNRRATISLGYIGLYEVATVFYGAEWEDIPLAKEFTLTVLKQLKEHADIWGNLYGYHFSVYSTPSESLTDRFCRLDTEKFGVIPDITEKEYYTNSFHFDVRKKPTPFEKLDFEKDYAKLTSGGFIHYCEYPNMRQNPKALEAVWDYAYDRIGYLGTNTPIDHCYQCGFTGDFDPTEKGFKCPECNNCNPKTCDVVKRTCGYLGNPQARPMVQGRHKEITSRVKHIN, encoded by the coding sequence ATGGAAAATAAAATAAAAAATTATGATTATACTAACAATAAAAACACTCTTGTTGCTATAGTCATTAAACGTGACGGACGAGAAACAACTTTCCAAGAAGAAAAAATTTATCATTCTCTTTTGAAAGCAGACAAAATATTAACAAATAACTCGAAATATAAAAGTGATTATGATTTACTAGAAATAGTAAAAATAATTAAAAATGAACTAATCCACACTAATGAAAATAAGATACCCGTTTCTAAAATTCGCGAGTTTATTTTACAAGTTTTAATCAATCAAGAAAGAACTGACTTAGCTGAAACTTATACTGATTTCCAAATTCAAAAATCGATTAACCGAAAAAATGAAACAGATATCAATCATGCTATTAATACGTTGTTAAAAAAAGATCCTTCACTTGTTAATGAGAATGCTAATAAAGACAGTGAAATATTTAACACTCAGCGTGATTTAACTGCTGGAGTTGTTGGAAAGTCAATTGGCTTAAAAATGTTACCGGAACATGTTCGAAATGCCCACCAAAAAGGTGATATTCATTATCATGATTTAGATTATCACCCTTACTCTCCTATGACAAACTGCTGTTTAATTGATTTTAAGCATATGTTATCCGAAGGATTTAAAATTGGTAATGCTGAAGTCGAAAGTCCAAAATCTATTCAAACAGCAGCTGCTCAAATGGCTCAAATAATAGCCAATGTTGCTTCTAGTCAGTATGGTGGGTGCAGTGCTGATCGAATTGATGAAGTTCTAGCTCCTTATGCAAAACTCAATTTTAAAAAACACTTAACTGAATCCATTAAATGGATTGATCATTCTGAAAAAAGAGAAAAATATGCTCTTCAAGCAACAAAAAAAGATATTTATGATGCTATGCAAAGCCTAGAATATGAAATCAATACTCTTTTCTCTTCTCAAGGACAGACGCCTTTTACTACTCTGGGATTTGGTTTAGGAACAGACTGGTACGCTAAAGAAATTCAACAAGCCATTCTTTCTGTTCGGATAAAAGGACTTGGTAAAGAAAAAAGAACAGCTATTTTCCCTAAATTAGTTTTCACATTAAAAAAGGGTATCAATCTTAATGAATCAGATCCTAATTATAGTATTAAACAACTTGCAGTTGCCTGTGCGACCCAAAGAATGTACCCGGATGTTTTGATGTACGATAAGCTTAAAGAAATAACTGGAAGTTTTAAAGCACCTATGGGATGCCGCTCATTTTTACAAGGTTGGCAAGATGAGAATGGAACAGAAGTCAATTCTGGTCGAATGAACTTAGGTGTCGTTACATTGAATCTACCGCGTATTGCTCTTGAATCAAATAATAATATGGATAAATTTTGGACAATTTTAGAAGAACGATTATCTATCTGTAAAGATGCCCTTATTTATAGAATCAATCGAACCAAAGAAGCTCTTCCAAGTAGTGCCCCTATCCTTTATCAATATGGTGCTTTTGGTAAGAGATTAGATAAAGATGAATCCGTGAATGAAGTATTCAAAAATAGACGTGCAACGATATCTCTTGGATACATTGGCCTTTATGAAGTGGCTACTGTATTTTATGGTGCCGAATGGGAAGATATTCCTTTAGCTAAAGAATTCACTTTGACTGTCTTAAAACAACTAAAAGAACATGCAGATATATGGGGTAACCTCTATGGTTATCACTTCAGTGTTTATTCTACCCCTAGTGAAAGTTTAACCGATCGTTTTTGCCGGTTAGATACAGAAAAATTCGGTGTTATTCCTGATATTACTGAGAAAGAATATTATACTAATAGTTTTCATTTTGATGTTAGAAAAAAACCAACTCCATTTGAAAAACTAGACTTCGAAAAAGATTACGCTAAATTAACAAGTGGTGGATTTATTCATTATTGCGAATATCCTAATATGCGTCAAAATCCTAAAGCTTTAGAAGCTGTATGGGATTACGCATATGATAGAATAGGCTACCTCGGAACAAATACACCTATTGATCATTGCTACCAGTGTGGTTTTACCGGTGATTTCGATCCAACTGAAAAAGGCTTTAAGTGCCCTGAGTGCAATAATTGCAACCCTAAAACATGTGATGTAGTAAAGCGAACTTGTGGTTATCTAGGTAATCCGCAAGCAAGACCAATGGTTCAGGGTCGACACAAAGAAATCACTTCTCGTGTTAAACATATTAACTAA
- a CDS encoding 5-bromo-4-chloroindolyl phosphate hydrolysis family protein, translating to MNDFSKNVIDVLRYAFISVSTILMFLLLAFIFDLGFWWSLIISIAIGSILFYMQNENKTSQSHGKLKKVSVQKENFYKSNGLNKEEMNFFRETMYVAKMQILTLEKNMQFVSKLSAIEKRNNTVHLAKSLFKEITENPRRLNEANKFLYVHLSSLVDLTNKYIEIDQHEVKSKATYDVLNESAATIDEMCHLIAVDYVAFKSGDFDDMSIEVELAKKAIERDNAAFEEIENQEL from the coding sequence ATGAATGATTTTTCTAAAAATGTTATCGATGTATTACGTTACGCGTTTATTAGTGTCTCGACAATTTTGATGTTTCTGCTTTTAGCCTTTATTTTTGATTTAGGTTTTTGGTGGTCATTGATTATTAGTATTGCGATTGGTAGCATTCTCTTCTATATGCAAAATGAAAATAAAACTAGTCAGTCTCACGGTAAGCTAAAAAAGGTCTCCGTTCAAAAAGAGAATTTTTATAAATCTAATGGATTAAATAAAGAAGAAATGAACTTTTTTAGAGAGACTATGTATGTTGCAAAGATGCAAATTTTAACCTTAGAAAAAAACATGCAATTCGTTTCAAAACTATCTGCTATTGAAAAACGAAACAATACGGTTCATTTAGCAAAATCTTTGTTTAAAGAAATTACAGAAAATCCTCGTCGGTTGAACGAAGCAAATAAATTTCTTTATGTTCACTTATCCTCTTTAGTTGATTTGACAAATAAATATATTGAAATTGATCAACATGAAGTGAAAAGTAAAGCAACCTACGATGTTCTCAATGAGAGTGCAGCAACTATTGATGAAATGTGCCATTTAATTGCTGTAGACTATGTTGCTTTTAAATCAGGTGATTTTGATGACATGAGTATTGAAGTAGAACTTGCGAAAAAAGCTATAGAACGAGATAATGCAGCCTTTGAAGAAATAGAAAACCAAGAACTTTAA
- a CDS encoding NUDIX hydrolase: MEFNEETIKSQRIYKGNITEYWVEEVLLPNGKKANRELVKHAGAVAIMPFTADGKMIFVKQFRKAIEKTILEIPAGMIDKTDDNPIETGKRELEEETGFQAKVFELETSFYTSPGFSNEFLYIYRAEELTRVDQPLAQDEDEFLELVTLSFEEAWVAYEKKLIIDSKTVFALFYWKMKKEMEQKNR; this comes from the coding sequence ATGGAATTTAACGAAGAAACAATTAAAAGTCAACGTATTTATAAAGGAAATATTACAGAATATTGGGTAGAGGAAGTTCTTTTACCGAATGGAAAAAAAGCAAACCGTGAATTAGTAAAACATGCAGGGGCAGTTGCAATTATGCCTTTCACTGCAGATGGAAAAATGATTTTTGTTAAACAATTCCGAAAAGCCATTGAAAAGACTATTTTAGAGATACCCGCAGGAATGATTGACAAGACAGATGATAATCCTATAGAAACTGGGAAAAGAGAACTGGAAGAAGAAACAGGTTTCCAAGCAAAAGTTTTTGAACTCGAAACTTCTTTTTACACATCACCTGGCTTTTCAAATGAGTTTTTGTATATTTACCGAGCTGAAGAGTTAACAAGAGTAGACCAACCGTTAGCGCAAGATGAAGATGAATTTCTTGAACTCGTAACATTATCTTTTGAAGAAGCTTGGGTGGCCTATGAGAAAAAGTTAATAATTGATTCTAAAACAGTATTTGCTCTTTTTTATTGGAAAATGAAAAAAGAGATGGAACAAAAGAATAGATGA
- a CDS encoding GlsB/YeaQ/YmgE family stress response membrane protein yields the protein MGFIWSLIVGGILGAIAGMILGKDVPGGIIGNIIVGFIGSWIGSSLFGSFGPVIGGFAIIPALIGAVALIFIFSLIMGRRKG from the coding sequence ATGGGATTTATTTGGTCACTTATCGTAGGCGGTATTTTAGGAGCCATAGCAGGAATGATTTTAGGTAAAGACGTACCAGGAGGTATCATTGGTAACATTATTGTAGGATTTATCGGTTCATGGATTGGTTCTTCATTATTTGGTAGCTTTGGACCTGTCATTGGTGGATTTGCTATTATACCTGCATTAATTGGTGCTGTAGCTCTAATCTTCATCTTTTCACTTATCATGGGAAGACGTAAAGGTTAA
- a CDS encoding toxic anion resistance protein has product MTDNTSTNNSSFKQVNSELDELLSNPFDEANLNTPSVKESVEKDMVETQKVDRLINRLSEERQKQARELADQIDVTNIQSVMSYGAAAQQKLGEFSHTMLNQVQNQDTGEIGDSLNDLMFRLNEANPEDLRAEDNNVFKKIFGRVKKSIYEMTSKYQKIGAQIDKISIKLDKEKNGLVNDNIMLEQLYQKNKDYFDALNIYIAAGELKIDELANTFIPEAIQNAENSSNQMDVQIVNDLNQFLDRLEKRTYDLKLARQMTIQQAPQIRLIQNTNQALAEKIQSSINTAIPLWKNQIAIALTLLRQKDAVTAQRQVSETTNDLLKKNSEMLKISTIETAKENERGIIDIETLQKTQNDLVETLQETLQIQKTGRLKRKEAENELTVMEDSLKNKLLELTSDQS; this is encoded by the coding sequence ATGACAGATAACACATCAACAAACAATAGTTCCTTTAAACAAGTAAACTCTGAGCTAGATGAATTATTATCAAATCCTTTTGATGAAGCTAACTTAAATACACCTTCTGTGAAAGAATCGGTTGAAAAAGATATGGTTGAAACCCAGAAAGTTGATCGTTTGATTAATCGTTTATCAGAAGAACGTCAAAAACAAGCCAGAGAGTTAGCTGATCAAATCGATGTTACCAATATCCAATCTGTTATGAGCTACGGAGCTGCTGCTCAACAAAAATTAGGTGAATTTTCGCATACTATGTTAAACCAAGTTCAAAACCAGGACACTGGTGAAATAGGTGATTCTCTAAATGATTTGATGTTTCGTTTAAATGAAGCCAATCCTGAAGATTTAAGAGCGGAAGATAACAACGTTTTTAAAAAAATATTTGGACGAGTTAAAAAATCTATCTATGAGATGACATCAAAATATCAAAAAATTGGCGCACAAATTGATAAAATTAGCATCAAATTAGATAAAGAAAAAAACGGATTAGTTAACGATAATATTATGTTAGAACAACTCTACCAAAAAAATAAAGATTATTTTGATGCTTTAAATATTTATATTGCCGCTGGTGAACTTAAAATAGATGAACTAGCTAATACGTTTATTCCTGAAGCCATCCAAAATGCTGAAAATAGTTCAAATCAAATGGACGTCCAAATCGTCAATGATTTAAATCAATTTTTAGATCGTTTAGAAAAACGAACATACGATTTAAAATTAGCACGTCAAATGACAATCCAACAAGCCCCTCAAATTCGCTTGATTCAGAATACTAATCAGGCTTTAGCAGAAAAAATTCAATCGTCTATTAATACTGCTATTCCGCTTTGGAAAAATCAAATTGCTATTGCTTTAACATTATTGCGTCAAAAAGATGCTGTTACCGCTCAAAGACAAGTATCAGAAACAACAAACGATTTATTGAAAAAGAATTCAGAAATGTTAAAAATATCTACTATTGAAACAGCCAAAGAAAATGAGCGTGGTATTATTGATATTGAAACACTACAAAAAACTCAAAATGATTTAGTAGAAACTTTACAGGAAACATTACAAATCCAAAAAACTGGTCGCTTAAAACGAAAAGAAGCTGAAAATGAATTAACTGTCATGGAAGATTCTTTGAAAAATAAATTATTAGAGTTGACTAGTGATCAATCTTAA
- the nrdG gene encoding anaerobic ribonucleoside-triphosphate reductase activating protein, whose protein sequence is MRNPKPKEWLSKDYSKMKVADYKPFIFVDGEGVRCSLYVSGCLFACKGCYNKIAQNFDYGYYYTKELEYKILEDLNQPYVQGLTLLGGEPFLNTEIVNPLSKRIKKEFGKSKDIWAWTGYTWEELMLESEDKLELLSYMDVLIDGRFEINKRDLTLQFRGSSNQRIIDVQKSLDSKTVILWTSEITI, encoded by the coding sequence ATGAGAAATCCAAAGCCAAAAGAATGGTTATCAAAAGACTATAGTAAAATGAAAGTTGCTGATTATAAACCCTTTATTTTTGTTGATGGTGAAGGTGTTCGTTGCAGTTTATATGTAAGTGGTTGTTTATTTGCATGTAAAGGATGTTACAATAAAATTGCACAAAATTTTGATTATGGTTATTATTACACTAAAGAATTAGAATATAAAATTTTAGAGGATCTAAATCAACCATATGTACAAGGTCTCACTCTTCTTGGTGGAGAACCTTTTTTGAATACAGAAATTGTTAATCCTTTATCAAAACGGATAAAAAAAGAATTTGGGAAGTCCAAAGACATTTGGGCTTGGACTGGTTATACGTGGGAAGAATTGATGCTAGAATCAGAAGACAAGCTTGAACTGCTTTCTTACATGGATGTTCTAATTGATGGTCGTTTTGAAATAAATAAACGTGATTTAACTCTTCAGTTCAGAGGTAGTTCAAATCAAAGGATTATCGATGTTCAAAAATCTTTAGATTCTAAAACCGTCATCTTATGGACTAGTGAGATAACCATTTAA
- a CDS encoding 5'-methylthioadenosine/adenosylhomocysteine nucleosidase, translating to MKIGIIGAMEEEIILLKSKMTTPNEWHQANVVFISGEIEKHQVVLVQSGIGKVNAAIAATLLISQYDVEILINTGSAGGIGKGLTVGDIVISTQVAYHDVDATIFNYEKGQVPQMPARYTANEELVEKTIAAAKNVGLHPVRGLIVTSDSFIAGKAQTEKIIADFPDALAAEMEGAAIAQVCYQFGKPFVILRAMSDVANEEAGISFDEFIIEAGRQSANMVLELLKSSL from the coding sequence GTGAAAATTGGAATTATTGGTGCTATGGAAGAAGAAATTATTTTGTTGAAATCAAAAATGACAACCCCTAATGAATGGCACCAAGCTAATGTCGTGTTTATATCAGGAGAAATAGAAAAACATCAAGTTGTCTTGGTACAATCAGGTATTGGTAAAGTGAATGCGGCGATTGCAGCTACTTTATTAATTTCTCAATATGATGTAGAGATTTTAATTAATACCGGTTCTGCTGGAGGTATTGGTAAAGGTCTAACGGTGGGAGACATTGTTATCTCAACTCAAGTAGCTTATCATGATGTAGATGCGACCATTTTTAATTATGAAAAGGGACAAGTACCGCAAATGCCTGCTCGCTATACAGCAAATGAAGAACTTGTTGAAAAAACGATTGCTGCAGCAAAAAATGTTGGTTTACATCCAGTAAGAGGGCTTATTGTTACAAGTGATTCATTTATCGCTGGTAAAGCTCAAACAGAAAAAATAATAGCAGACTTTCCCGATGCTTTAGCAGCAGAAATGGAGGGTGCAGCAATCGCTCAAGTTTGTTACCAATTTGGAAAACCTTTTGTTATTTTGAGAGCTATGTCAGATGTTGCAAACGAAGAGGCTGGTATTAGTTTTGATGAATTTATTATTGAGGCTGGAAGACAATCGGCTAATATGGTTTTAGAATTATTGAAAAGTAGTTTGTAA